atgatctttctttcacttttcctACCCATTATCTATTCATAGTCACACTAACACACCCCTGTAGTTGTGATATTCATTAAGATGAAAGGTCTGACTGGCTTGGTTTTGTACTATGCAAATATCAATGaagaaaatgcaacaaaaaaaaaagcacttttgcaacttaaaaaatgtaaagtgttaCTTAAATGTGAGAAAACACATAGAACTTGCATTATATTTGTCAATGTAGAGAGAGGGGTTAACCTTTGTATTTGCCAATGATTTAACTTGAGCTCATTCACATAGATGATGTAGTATCTCAACAAATGTGTCATCTGTTTTCCAGACAACAAGAACGAATAAATTCCCAGCGAGAGGACATTGAAAGACAGAGGAAGCTGCTGGCCAAACGCAAGCCTCCTTCCATGGCCCAGACTCCACCTCCAAGCCTGGAGCAAAACAAACGCAAAAGCAAAACCAATGGAACAGAGAGTGAAGCGTACGatgattttgtttgttatttaacttttgttgttttgcataCAAGCTGTTTTTCCCTTGCAAGCATTTTTGAAGTTGCGCTGAGGTTTGTTCTGTGTCTTTTTATAGGTTATCACAGGCAGAGTATCACGAGCAAGAGGAAATCTTTAAGCTAAGACTGGGCCATCTTAAGAAGGTAATGtctattttacatttgacatgtttCGGGtgagctttgtttgttttgtcttggtggtcttttatattattttgttctcATTTGCAGGAGGAGGCAGAAATCCAGGCGGAGTTAGAGAGGTTGGAGCGAGTGCGGAACCTGCATATCCGAGAGCTGAAAAGGATCCACAACGAGGATAATTCTCAGTACGATTCCTACCTATATGGCCACTTCCTAGTTCATCTGTATTGATGATACACAATTGAACAACTTGAATTTTTTTCTCACCCTGTTCAGATTCAAAGATCACCCTACGCTAAATGACCGATACCTGCTGCTCTATTTACTCGGCCGGGGAGGTTTTAGTGAAGTTTACAAGGTGAGAGAAACTTGATCTGAACGAATCCTAATAATGGTTTATGATCTCTGAACACATTccagtttatattttttaaataaatacagtgaaGACCTTTGCTAAAACATCCAGGTCACAGAGAAAGGGCAGCGTAGTACTTACTCAGTACAAACATgcacaatttaaatcatttgataCATTTCCTGCTGCTTAAAACAGAGTGATGTTGTGATTTGATTAAAGTCTGTGGTCATTTATGAGGTCCGGGATTGCGGAGTCACACTGATAAAAGCTAACATGCTGGTATCATTACATTTGCTGGAGTGGCTATGCTGTGCATACTTtgacaaataaatatgtgtgtgtttcattacaTTAGAGTAAGTTAAAACAGTCAACTTTTCATAATGCCAGAATGTGCGAGTTGTTCCAAGAATCTGCTGTCTTAGCTGTAAAAATGATGGATGGACACAGCCATTTAGTGTGAAGCAAGAGCCTCACCGCAGTTTAAACGAAGATATGCATAAATGCATTTCCTTACTAATATGAGACGTTCATTTTTCAGGCCTTTGACTTAACAGAGCAAAGGTATGTTGCTGTCAAAATCCACCAGTTAAACAAGAACTGGAGggatgagaagaaggaaaatTATCACAAGTGAGTCCTGTGCAATCTTTGAAGCAATATTTACAATTGTGAATTATGTTGGGTTCATCTTTCAAGATTCACTTTGTGTATTGtccacttttcaaaataaatgctttaaatgttctttgttttagACACGCGTGCAGAGAATATAGAATCCATAAAGAACTTGACCACCCACGAATAGTTAAACTCTACGACTACTTTTCGCTCGACACTGACTCGTAAgtcatttccttttaaacacaTATGtgtatctttttaaatatatacttgTATTTATGCAGATTCAGtactttgtgtttcagttttcaATATGTTGTTCTGATTTTATGTGCCAAAGGCTTATACAAAACCTTTCCCTTATTTTGGAGCAGGTTCTGCACAGTCTTGGAATACTGCGAAGGGAATGACTTGGACTTCTACCTGAAGCAGCACAAGCTTATGTCGGAGAAAGAGGGCCGCTCTATCATCATGCAGATTGTTAACGCCCTGAAGTACCTCAACGAGATCAGACCGCCCATTATCCACTACGACCTTAAACCTGGTGGGTCTTCACACCGCAGAAAAAGATCCTCAAATCTGGAACATTGCATAATCTTGTTCACGGTTTTGCTTAGAATTAAACCATCACTTAAATGTTAACCACAGCAGCTACATCAGTGATAATAGGGAGATTCTAGTAATTTTTGACTCAAAATGTGAATATAAAGACACTTTCTTTCATGCCAGTAACTCCATCTCTCACCCATCCCAGGTAATATCCTTTTGGTGAACGGCACTGCATGCGGGGAGATCAAGATCACAGACTTCGGCCTGTCGAAGATCATGGATGATGACAGCTACAACTCAGTGGACGGCATGGAGTTGACGTCGCAGGGAGCGGGGACATACTGGTAAGAGTCACTCTGGAACATGCCACTCGGCCCCAGGGTTGCCACCATCTGTGCTAAAATAAATTgggctgtttatttttactacTGAGCGTTTGTCCTCAAGGGTCAAATTTATGTCGGGTCTTCAgtgatgaaatatttattttatgctaaACTTATTCCTTCAGCAAATTGCTACAGaaagttgtctttttttgtgtggagGCATTATATCTTATATAAGGATAACATGAGAGAATCTTAATTGTGCAGTACGAGTGTTTTAAGAATAAATCAGACGCATTGTGTAGAATGATCTGCCATCGTATAAGGGGTTCAACACCTTCTTTATTGAAGGATTTGGACCCTAGCTGAACTCTGCCACACTTATCTAGGACATAACTGATTATATCTTTAACCTCAAGTTGGGGAGTTACCTTTCAATCACTTTGGATATTGCTGCAGCAGTGAGTTTTACACCAGGCACACCAAGGAGCTTATGGTTACTCTGTCTGACAGCACACGGGATTGACTGTAGTTTGCCTGAAGTAGCACTCAAGGCTGAATAGTTTCATGTCTCCCACATGAGGGATTTTACTGCAACAGTGGTAATAGAAGAGAGTACAGTCTGTCTTTTCATTTCACAAGAGAATTTAAAGACAATGCAAGGTTCAGATTCAGCGTGTTGAAAAGTAAAGATTCTCACGAGTCTTTATGTCCTGACTTCAAAATGCATCCTAAAACTAGCCGGTATACTTTTATCTGTTGAAAATGCTTCTCTAACATGTCTTCTCCTTTCCGTTCTTTAGGTACCTACCCCCAGAATGCTTTGTAGTTGGGAAGGAGCCACCAAAAATCTCTAACAAAGTGGACGTGTGGTCGGTGGGAGTCATTTTCTACCAGTGTTTGTATGGCCGCAAGGTAAGAGAAACACACTGAAGAAAGTACAGTTCAAGACGTTTAAGCTATAAAGTCTGTtcagttaaataaaatgcaatggGGATCATTTCCCTTGGTTACATTAATTTTAATCGTGTGTAAATGTATTCTTTTCTTAAGCCCTTTGGCCACAACCAGTCCCAGCAGGACATCTTGCAGGAGAATACCATTCTGAAGGCAACAGATGTGCAGTTTCCCCCTAAACCAGTAGTCACACCTGAAGCTAAGGTACTACCCTCTCTCGCctcactgcttttgtttttgtgcatctaATGTTTGCCTCATCTGTGCATCTTCAAATCCCAAAACATCCTCCTACcttatttctctctttaaatAATTTCCCTTGCTCACGTGTGGAGGGATTTATCTGGAAGTTTACATTTAGGAATGTCTTATCCTTATCATAACTCTGATACATGTGTTTAAGAATTTTATTTTCTCAGTCATTCCAatctcattctgtctttctccaGGCCTTTATAAGGCGATGTCTAATCTACCGTAAGGAGGACCGCATCGATGTGCACCAGCTGGCCAGTGACCCCTTCCTCATGCCCCACATCCGCAAGTCAGTCGCCTCCTCGGGCACGTCGGGCATGGCCGTGGCCTCCACATCCAGCTCCTCCAACAGCAGCGCCTCAAACTGAGACCGCGCCCattaactgactgactgaatcATTTGAAAGAGTGGGGTAGGGTGGGGGGCGACGCCATATTGTGTCCCCTTTCCGGACAGCATCCCACCTTGCCATgatgagaaagagaaatgggTCAGCAAGGGGTGGGTGAGAAGTCATGTACAGGGTTGGGAAGGCAGACCTACGTCAcccttcatccctctcataATCACCCATCCCAGCCTGCCTGTCCGCCTTTCTTAAAAAGGTGGCATTGTTCTGGGGGTCAAAGCCCTGGACGACTCGCGCAGTAAGGGGTGAGGTTTGGCACTGTGTTGGTAAAAGATGGGGTTCAATGTtttgggattttcttttctgctttaaaaaaaaaagaaagtaaaaagaagTATAGAACTGCTTCAGCTTGGCCAGATGGAAAGGACTGTGGGAGGCCTCATACCCATACGcactcacacatacacccaTGCATGAGCCATGCTGGTCCGCGGTAGTCTTACATCCCCAAGCTCAAACACTTTGTTCTCATCTCCCTGAACGGAGAGAACCAGTCTAGCCTGTTTATTCTATTGAACCCTAAATATCTATGGCACTATGTCACCCAACATGCTGTTCTGGGATCCCCTGCCCTGCTTAAATTCCAGACCCAGATATGTTGTGACGAGGATGGACAGAAGCTACTattcccctctcccctctcctcgtCAAACTCCTGTGACCAAAGCTTATAACTTCCAGCTGGTGGCAGTGTTCCACCTCCGTTTTTATAATGAATGGTTTTAGAGTTGTGTTACTTGATATGAAGTGGAAGCTGTTGAAAAATGAcccctttttacattttttttttttaagaacttTTCAATTTAAGCAGTTTTATGGGGaaaactgttgtgtttttcaagTTGCCTTTTAATTACAACTGTTATTGCTTTTGACTGACCCCCtaccataaacacacatatttatttaggtatgtttgaatttatttttggcCAATAAAATGCAAGGGACTGGTTTAGCTAATAGTACTGTTGGGGGAGATTGGGCCTTCGCAGAGAATTGCATAAACCATTAAATACTATTGGTTAAAATGGGTTTCGTTGTTCTGGGCTTCTGTCTGACTTTGTTTACCGTCAGTACTTTCTTTTAAGGAATAACTACTATTTACAACACAGATACATTCATGAGTATTATGTCTGTACTcgtattttgtttttcacttcagAGTATaaaccaaatatatttttagtagGGCTGTGCGGTTATTTGAAGTTAATTTTCAATTACAGCTTTGGCTTCAAATGATCCGTTTTGTGAAAGTGCTCTGCTGAGGTGCGCCACTCCACGCCTGTGTCTCCCCTCCCGGGAGTTTTGGACTTGGTGCTAACTTTGACCTCTCCCTGTTTAAGAGGGATGGGGCCTCCTGCCCCAGGCACAACTGTCTAGTGAGGCAGGTGGAGCTTCAGTGGTCTGAGGCGCAACACGGACCCTGTCTTGTTTTCCATGCTTTGTGGGGGGACGGCATTTTTCATGtgtttaaaattaaattgtTCCATAGAGCACAAAGTTGTTCATAGATCTAGCCCCTtcattttgctctcaaagtgcactaGAGAGATGTATTTAACTTTGTAATGTATTGTTTCCAAAGTCAATGAGTAAGAGTAATTATGTTAAATAATTGTGATCTCCATATATACACCAAAATAATTTTAATTGGGGTTTCTTCCTTAATGAAGCAGCTCGACTGATAAGTGACTAAATGGAAACAACTCAAATGAACTGTAAACTTGGACTGTAATGGcacattaataacattaatagCTCTAAAATGAGTCAGGACTTAAGCAAACAACTAGACATTCTGAAAATATAACAGCTTAAATAATCAAAGGCTGTAGCCAAATGATAAGAGGAGTGACTTAAAAGATGTCACTGATTCTGCAAGCCTCTGGTCCTCAAGCAGGATGTTCCAGAGCTACGGGGCTGCTTCAAGGTTGATCAGTAAATGAATTCTAACCagtaaagagaggagaaaacagctTATTTTGTAACCTGTCCAATTTCTTAAAGACAAACGGCTGCCTTTTTGAACAGTTGGAGGAGCAGGCCTGCATTTTGGTTCAATCCTGATGTTTTGCATAATCCAGTATAGAACAAATAgccacaaatgaaatgttactTGCCCAAATTCTCTGGgagaaacaacaaacatggaTTTTATGAGAagagaatcagaggatgaaaccctctttatttgtcacatacatgcacacagcagagcacacacagtgaaattggtcctctgcatttaacccatcctagtacta
The window above is part of the Eleginops maclovinus isolate JMC-PN-2008 ecotype Puerto Natales chromosome 16, JC_Emac_rtc_rv5, whole genome shotgun sequence genome. Proteins encoded here:
- the tlk2 gene encoding serine/threonine-protein kinase tousled-like 2, translated to MMEELHSLDPRRQELLEARFTGVGVAKGSGQNQNESSNQSLCSVGSLSDKELETPEKKANDQRVRKRKADHFDGSQGKAGGRGHKISDYFEFAGGSGPGTSPARGIPPVVRSSPQHSLSNPPVTVQQGSPSSIGSANTEHSTCSLKPSPLHMLHKATQSDLTIEKLTAMENNKNSDLEKKEGRIDDLLRANCDLRRQIDEQQRMLERYKERLNKCVTMSKKLLIEKSKQEKMACRDKSMQDRLRLGHFTTVRHGASFTEQWTDGYAFQNLIKQQERINSQREDIERQRKLLAKRKPPSMAQTPPPSLEQNKRKSKTNGTESEALSQAEYHEQEEIFKLRLGHLKKEEAEIQAELERLERVRNLHIRELKRIHNEDNSQFKDHPTLNDRYLLLYLLGRGGFSEVYKAFDLTEQRYVAVKIHQLNKNWRDEKKENYHKHACREYRIHKELDHPRIVKLYDYFSLDTDSFCTVLEYCEGNDLDFYLKQHKLMSEKEGRSIIMQIVNALKYLNEIRPPIIHYDLKPGNILLVNGTACGEIKITDFGLSKIMDDDSYNSVDGMELTSQGAGTYWYLPPECFVVGKEPPKISNKVDVWSVGVIFYQCLYGRKPFGHNQSQQDILQENTILKATDVQFPPKPVVTPEAKAFIRRCLIYRKEDRIDVHQLASDPFLMPHIRKSVASSGTSGMAVASTSSSSNSSASN